Proteins found in one Anopheles aquasalis chromosome 3, idAnoAquaMG_Q_19, whole genome shotgun sequence genomic segment:
- the LOC126575495 gene encoding BET1 homolog has protein sequence MRRSQGYNYQPLPQHQPGPSGGQQASGDALEEENERMAEELKGKIGALKSLTIDIGNEVRYQDRLLRGMDEDMDRTGGFMSNTINRVVRLGKGGHRNYMCYMFLFVLAVFFLLYIVLKLR, from the coding sequence ATGCGCCGTTCGCAGGGCTACAACTATCAGCCGCTCCCGCAGCACCAACCGGGACCGAGTGGTGGCCAGCAGGCGAGTGGCGATGCGCTCGAGGAGGAAAACGAGCGGATGGCCGAGGAGCTGAAGGGTAAGATCGGTGCCCTGAAATCGTTGACGATCGACATCGGGAATGAGGTGCGGTACCAGGACCGGTTGCTGCGTGGCATGGATGAAGATATGGACCGAACAGGGGGCTTCATGTCCAACACCATCAACCGAGTGGTGCGGCTTGGCAAGGGTGGCCACAGGAACTACATGTGCTACATGTTTCTGTTCGTGCTGGCCGTCTTCTTCCTGCTGTACATCGTGCTGAAGCTTCGATAA
- the LOC126575486 gene encoding endoribonuclease Dicer — MWSQDKSRQEEPVEDLVARDYQQQMKDICLRKNTIVYLPTGAGKTYIALMVMREMSHQLRSNIDDGGKRTFFLANTVALAKQQAQFFSRFFPFNVRLYTSEVNLDTWKQDRWLSEFREVQILVSTSQILLDILRHGYLSPGNINLLVFDECHRAVGQHPMHAIMKEMMGAPKNCQPRVVGLSGTLLYRELKSKTQVEEELERLENTFNATIATVGDYDEYTSMCSFSTNAKEVICVYRNSFLESVPVIRMVIGMVMKFSEQVEKIHLPKYNTTSTTTLRVSKPKPTKEVKRALNEFQLQLLELGIFGGSVALLGVIVEMELNKRKSECSKARALYRSMISFCEEVYCVLQSVMKDMPIRVQVKKFSSDRVRKMILYLEQEYNGTTADTEKQALVFVQRRFSAKVLYHVLRLYFGHDEKNVPEDDAIIRPEFIVGINRPMEESIEHIIIAKHDRQVIKKFRKHQINVLCATNVLEEGIDLQMCNIVIMFDEPLSYSSYMQSKGRARMKSSTYLLMVKDEDRGKFTTRIQLYHDIEDTLKKALIGKTINRPEPLEHDVRKELLDDITTPFITPAGAKLDLLSSVQLLNRYCMSMPRDLFTGTNVAWERVDQHGKICVSVKLPLQSTIREIVHGEPMKNLKLAKQSAAFNVCKRLYDVGELSMHLLPVTVKDKVQQVDDLYFSHWRTVGVETKPKQAGQANNVRCYRVHYPAESQHCTPQSEADECFIYILRTKALFERGTQGGNIASFADLYSSSNNFGIMTRKPLPPLAPMQLFCSLGKIGVEVVREPLRITLDPATGREQLAKLKRFHLLLFRDLLRLWKQFIALDVEAAENGFLIVPMADSKTIDWKLVVTFPYLQQSEEPTTLTRQRMVFNAEHYRNRVVHPWYKSDPMQNYVVVKVHEELSPQSPFPNSVFNTFEQYFSTQHQQVIVRPEDQFLIEVKGISTNLNLLHPGTEQDGGNARSRRRDFQELLIPELVHNFEFPADYWLKATLLPSVLHRVHYLLIAEQIRLDLANSVQIGTKRCDRIEPLTIDREVTLVTQKAASYKVSDFGDSFEEDDQEHDDMDDGDGDGSDNEDEMRVEKLREMLLKINMDTAVDTIVYPWKEEELPVDIERHWESTSRVDLDYYCSFVEKYQTNAAKLKTETVHSFTKRSAPDLELELGGLTLDDSASSSSFDEAPVGKPAAPLAIEDGLGPPGEIQILKLTPFNTANLCLQQGDILQALTSKHAHDVFNLERFELLGDAFLKFSVSAFLLMQHTSWHEGYLTTCKSRMVSNRNLLYCAMQYGLPGMQKVHRFDPRNEWLPPLATVPKVIREAMIKAKEMPALLYKLELSEEEVQTGIVQQSKVDAFLPLIHENEEESRSTLMAVLQHVQVSDKTVADSMEALLGVCVKSVGYERSFRALSHFGILPRGADLAKLLCAPNYTVLSYQTERDTIDRLLIAPEKIERTLGYQFRNRTLLLQAFTHATYTANTLTRSYEQLEFLGDAVLDFLITLYIYERNPNMSPGQLTDLRSALVNNVTLACVLVRFRLHHYILSMSPMLTDKIDKFVEVQSQKRNRIGDWVRLLTEESETPLAEYVDVPKVLGDVFEAVIGAIYLDSGCDLVATWGICYSLLQREIENFSLDTPIQVVRQLYEHQDARPHFSEPRVEDDVVIVRLHFTLRNQRLKVFGCGQNKEDARRAAAKLALTKLRG; from the exons ATGTGGAGTCAG GACAAGAGCCGACAGGAGGAACCGGTGGAAGATCTGGTTGCTCGGgattaccagcagcagatgaaggaTATCTGCTTGCGAAAAAACACGATAGTCTACCTACCGACCGGGGCCGGTAAGACTTACATCGCGCTGATGGTAATGCGCGAGATGAGTCACCAGTTGCGGTCCAACATCGACGATGGGGGCAAGCGGACGTTCTTTCTCGCCAACACGGTCGCGTTGGCCAAACAGCAGGCCCAGTTCTTTAGCCGCTTTTTCCCATTTAATGTGCGGCTTTACACGAGCGAGGTGAACTTGGACACCTGGAAGCAGGACCGATGGTTGAGCGAGTTTCGCGAAGTGCAG aTTTTAGTATCTACGTCGCAAATTTTACTTGATATCCTCCGCCACGGATACCTCTCTCCAGGCAACATCAATCTGCTCGTGTTCGACGAATGCCACCGTGCGGTAGGCCAGCATCCGATGCATGCTATAATGAAGGAAATGATGGGTGCACCGAAAAACTGCCAGCCGCGTGTCGTTGGCCTCTCGGGGACGCTGCTGTATCGGGAGCTGAAGTCAAAGACGCAGGTGGAGGAAGAGTTGGAGCGGCTCGAGAACACGTTCAACGCGACGATCGCTACCGTTGGCGACTACGATGAGTATACGAGCATGTGCTCGTTTTCGACAAATGCCAAGGAAGTGATCTGTGTCTACAGGAACAGCTTTCTGGAGTCGGTGCCCGTTATCAGGATGGTAATTGGGATGGTCATGAAGTTTTCGGAACAGGTCGAGAAGATACATCTTCCGAAGTACAACACGACTTCGACGACTACGCTGCGCGTCAGTAAACCGAAACCAACGAAAGAGGTGAAGCGAGCACTGAACGAGtttcagctgcagctgctggagctcGGTATCTTTGGTGGTTCGGTCGCGTTGCTAGGCGTCATCGTGGAGATGGAGCTGAACAAGCGAAAGTCTGAGTGCTCCAAAGCACGCGCTCTCTACCGTAGCATGATCTCGT TTTGTGAGGAGGTGTACTGTGTGCTGCAGAGCGTAATGAAGGATATGCCAATCCGGGTGCAGGTGAAGAAGTTTTCAAGCGATCGTGTCCGTAAGATGATCCTGTATCTCGAGCAAGAGTACAACGGCACGACAGCAGACACGGAGAAGCAGGCGCTGGTGTTTGTACAACGTCGCTTTAGCGCCAAAGTGCTGTATCATGTGCTGCGGCTCTACTTTGGTCATGATGAAAAAAATGTGCCCGAGGATGATGCCATCATTCGGCCCGAATTCATCGTTGGCATTAACCGACCGATGGAGGAATCCATCGAACACATCATCATTGCAAAACATGATCGACAA GTGATCAAAAAGTTCCGCAAACACCAGATTAATGTGCTTTGCGCTACCAACGTGCTGGAGGAAGGCATCGACCTTCAAATGTGCAACATTGTCATCATGTTTGACGAACCGCTCAGCTACAGCTCCTACATGCAGTCGAAGGGCCGGGCGCGCATGAAATCCAGTACGTACCTGCTGATGGTAAAGGACGAAGATCGCGGGAAATTCACTACGCGCATTCAGCTGTACCATGATATTGAGGATACGCTGAAGAAG GCATTAATTGGTAAAACGATTAATCGTCCAGAACCGCTGGAGCATGATGTACGAAAGGAGTTGCTGGATGATATAACCACTCCATTCATTACCCCGGCCGGTGCGAAGCTCGATCTCTTATCCTCGGTACAGTTGCTGAACCGGTATTGCATGAGTATGCCGCGTGATCTGTTCACCGGCACCAACGTAGCCTGGGAACGGGTCGATCAGCACGGTAAGATTTGCGTTTCGGTGAAGCTACCGCTACAGTCGACGATCCGCGAAATCGTGCACGGTGAGCCGATGAAAAACCTGAAGCTGGCCAAGCAATCGGCCGCTTTTAACGTTTGCAAGCGGCTGTACGACGTCGGGGAACTAAGCATGCACCTGcttccggtgacggtgaaggaCAAGGTGCAGCAGGTGGACGATTTGTATTTCAGCCACTGGCGaacggttggtgttg AAACGAAACCCAAACAAGCCGGCCAGGCAAACAACGTCCGCTGCTATAGGGTACACTATCCGGCCGAGTCGCAACACTGCACGCCCCAGTCGGAGGCGGACGAgtgttttatttacattttgcgCACGAAGGCACTCTTCGAGCGTGGCACGCAAGGCGGAAATATTGCCAGTTTTGCCGATCTCTACAGCAGCTCGAACAATTTCGGCATCATGACACGCAAACCCCTTCCACCACTGGCCCCAATGCAACTGTTCTGCTCTCTCGGCAAGATCGGTGTGGAAGTGGTACGGGAACCGTTACGCATTACGCTGGATCCCGCTACCGGTCGTGAGCAGCTCGCGAAGCTGAAACgcttccatctgctgctgttccgcgaTCTGTTACGCCTTTGGAAGCAATTTATTGCCCTCGATGTAGAGGCGGCCGAGAATGGGTTCTTGATCGTACCGATGGCTGACTCGAAGACGATCGACTGGAAGCTGGTGGTTACGTTCCCTTACCTGCAACAGTCGGAGGAACCGACCACACTAACCCGCCAGCGGATGGTGTTTAACGCCGAACACTACCGGAACCGGGTCGTCCATCCCTGGTACAAGAGCGATCCGATGCAGAACTACGTCGTAGTGAAGGTGCACGAAGAGCTCAGCCCCCAGAGCCCGTTCCCGAACTCGGTGTTCAACACGTTCGAACAATACTTCTCGACCCAACACCAGCAGGTGATCGTGCGCCCGGAAGATCAGTTTCTGATCGAGGTGAAGGGTATCAGCACGAACCTGAACCTGCTGCACCCGGGCACGGAGCAGGATGGGGGCAATGCGCGCTCGCGAAGGCGTGATTTTCAAGAGCTGCTCATACCGGAGCTCGTCCATAACTTTGAGTTTCCGGCGGACTACTGGTTGAAGGCGACGCTGCTACCGAGCGTGTTGCATCGTGTGCACTATCTGCTGATTGCGGAACAGATACGGCTTGATCTGGCCAACAGTGTACAAATCGGTACGAAGCGGTGCGATCGCATCGAACCGCTCACGATTGATCGCGAGGTGACGCTGGTGACGCAGAAAGCGGCCTCGTACAAGGTGTCCGATTTTGGCGACAGTTTCGAGGAGGACGACCAGGAGCACGACGATatggacgatggtgatggtgatggtagtgatAACGAGGATGAGATGCGTGTTGAGAAGCTTCGTGAAATGTTGCTTAAGATTAACATGGATACCGCGGTCGATACGATCGTGTACCcgtggaaggaagaggaacttCCGGTCGACATTGAGCGCCACTGGGAAAGCACTTCCCGTGTCGACCTTGACTACTACTGTAGCTTCGTCGAAAAATATCAAACCAACGCGGCTAAGCTGAAGACGGAAACTGTTCACTCGTTTACCAAGCGCTCCGCACCGgacctcgagctcgagctcggtgGATTAACGCTGGACGattcggcgtcgtcgtcgtcgttcgatgAGGCGCCAGTGGGGAAACCCGCTGCACCACTTGCGATCGAGGATGGGTTAGGACCGCCGGGCGAGATCCAAATTCTGAAGCTCACTCCCTTCAATACGGCCAACCTGTGCCTACAGCAGGGGGACATTCTGCAGGCCCTCACTTCCAAGCACGCCCATGACGTATTTAACCTGGAGCGCTTCGAGTTGCTCGGTGACGCGTTCCTCAAGTTCTCGGTGTCGGCGTTTCTACTGATGCAGCACACCAGCTGGCACGAGGGTTACCTCACGACGTGCAAGAGCCGCATGGTGAGCAACCGGAATCTGCTGTACTGTGCGATGCAGTACGGGTTGCCGGGCATGCAGAAGGTCCACCGGTTCGATCCGCGCAACGAATGgttgccaccgttggccaccgtacCCAAGGTGATCCGTGAGGCGATGATCAAGGCGAAGGAGATGCCCGCCCTGCTGTACAAGTTGGAACTGAGCGAGGAGGAAGTTCAAACCGGTATCGTGCAGCAGTCGAAGGTCGATGCTTTCCTACCGCTGATCCACGAAAACGAAGAGGAATCCCGATCGACGCTGATGGCAGTGCTGCAGCATGTGCAGGTATCGGACAAAACGGTGGCCGACTCCATGGAAGCCCTGTTGGGTGTGTGCGTAAAGTCGGTCGGGTACGAGCGCTCGTTCCGCGCTCTATCACACTTCGGGATCCTGCCACGTGGTGCCGACCTGGCCAAGTTGCTGTGCGCGCCCAATTACACCGTGCTGAGCTACCAGACGGAGCGTGACACGATTGACCGTTTGCTGATCGCCCCGGAGAAGATTGAACGGACGCTCGGGTATCAGTTCCGCAACCGGACGCTCTTGTTGCAAGCGTTCACCCACGCAACGTACACCGCAAACACGCTGACCAGGTCGTACGAACAACTCGAATTCCTGGGTGATGCCGTGCTCGACTTTCTCATCACACTCTACATCTACGAGCGCAATCCAAACATGTCACCCGGCCAGCTGACCGATCTCCGATCGGCGCTCGTGAACAACGTGACGCTGGCGTGCGTCCTGGTGCGCTTCCGGTTGCACCACTACATCCTCTCAATGTCACCGATGCTGACGGACAAGATCGACAAGTTTGTGGAGGTGCAGAGTCAGAAGCGCAACCGCATCGGTGACTGGGTGCGACTGCTGACGGAAGAATCGGAGACGCCGCTCGCCGAGTACGTCGACGTGCCGAAGGTGTTGGGCGATGTGTTTGAGGCTGTCATCGGGGCCATCTATCTCGATAGTGGATGTGATTTGGTGGCCACGTGGGGCATCTGTTACTCGCTGCTGCAGCGAGAGATCGAGAACTTTTCGTTGGACACTCCGATCCAGGTGGTGCGCCAGCTGTACGAGCATCAGGATGCCCGTCCCCACTTCAGTGAACCGCGGGTCGAGGACGATGTGGTGATTGTGCGGCTGCATTTCACGCTGCGCAACCAGCGGCTGAAGGTGTTTGGCTGCGGCCAAAACAAGGAGGATGCCCGCCGGGCAGCGGCCAAGCTTGCGCTCACCAAGCTTCGCGGCTAG
- the LOC126575492 gene encoding cytochrome P450 9e2-like, whose amino-acid sequence MEISLLTLALVAGVIVLAYRYYTKNNFYFADKPIPFLKPDFPFGNQNPLMFKKVTIFDHFRNLYNTFPTAKIYGMFNVRQPAYIVRDPELIKQITVKDFDHFADHMATGLEDSSSDMLLANSLVSLRGQKWRDMRATLSPAFTGSKMRIMFELIAECGQSMVEHFRGEEAKAKGTGSGLQLEMKDVMSRFGNDVIGTAAFGIKVDSLRDPENEFIVMARSIMNQQSPVKVVKMLGFTFFPKLMSRFKIDFLTKEEDRFFRQAIQETMRVREEKGIFRPDMIELLMQAKKGSLKHQPEGDDKKTETSATTSAEEGFATVEESQIGRRAHNRAWTDSELIAQAFIFFFAGYETVSWSISFALYELAISEDIQRKLREEIDETEASLAVGEVIGYEKLQSMRYMDMVVSETLRKWPFGTVLNRECIQDYSCDDGTGNKFTIEKGSMLLIPIIGIHFDEKYYKEPERFDPERFNEQNRKNIQSGTYIPFGIGPRNCIGSRFALMEVKVVLYYLLKHFRVTPCAKTQIPLKFKKSATQLATEQGIWLEFNSRTAT is encoded by the exons ATGGAGATTAGCCTGCTAACGCTGGCCCTGGTGGCCGGTGTGATAGTGCTGGCGTACCGGTACTACACCAAGAACAACTTTTACTTTGCCGACAAACCGATACCGTTCCTGAAGCCGGACTTTCCGTTCGGTAACCAGAATCCGCTGATGTTTAAGAAAGTGACGATCTTTGACCATTTCCGCAACCTTTACAATACCTTTCCAACGGCCAA AATCTACGGTATGTTCAACGTCCGGCAACCGGCATACATCGTGCGCGATCCGGAGCTGATCAAACAGATCACGGTGAAAGACTTCGATCACTTTGCCGATCATATGGCGACCGGCTTGGAGGATAGCAGCAGCGATATGCTGTTGGCCAACTCGCTCGTTTCACTGCGTGGTCAAAAGTGGCGCGATATGCGCGCTACCCTTAGCCCAGCCTTTACCGGGAGTAAGATGCGCATCATGTTCGAGCTGATCGCCGAGTGTGGCCAATCGATGGTGGAGCACTTTCGGGGTGAGGAAGCCAAGGCTAAGGGCACCGGAAGTGGATTGCAGCTCGAGATGAAGGATGTGATGTCACGGTTCGGTAACGATGTGATCGGTACGGCGGCGTTCGGTATCAAGGTGGATTCGTTGCGTGATCCCGAGAACGAGTTCATCGTCATGGCCCGCTCCATCATGAACCAGCAGTCGCCGGTGAAGGTGGTCAAGATGTTGGGCTTCACCTTTTTCCCCAAGCTGATGTCTCGGTTTAAGATTGACTTCCtgacgaaggaggaggatcgGTTCTTCCGCCAGGCCATCCAGGAGACGATGCGTGTCCGCGAGGAGAAGGGCATCTTCCGGCCGGACATGATCGAGCTGCTGATGCAGGCGAAGAAGGGCAGTTTGAAGCATCAGCCGGAGGGTGATGATAAGAAAACTGAAactagcgccaccaccagcgctgaGGAAGGATTCGCGACGGTCGAGGAGTCTCAGATCGGGCGCCGTGCTCACAACCGTGCCTGGACGGACAGTGAGCTGATTGCGCAAGcgtttatcttcttctttgccGGCTACGAGACCGTCTCGTGGAGTATCTCGTTCGCCCTGTACGAGCTGGCGATCTCTGAGGACATCCAGCGGAAGTTACGCGAAGAGATCGATGAAACGGAGGCCTCTCTAGCCGTGGGTGAAGTGATCGGTTACGAGAAGTTACAGTCGATGCGGTACATGGATATGGTCGTATCGGAGACGCTGCGCAAGTGGCCCTTCGGAACGGTGCTGAACCGCGAGTGCATCCAAGACTACTCGTGCGATGACGGGACTGGCAACAAGTTTACGATCGAAAAAGGAAGCATGCTGCTGATACCGATCATTGGTATTCACTTCGACGAAAAGTACTACAAAGAGCCGGAACGGTTCGATCCGGAGCGCTTCAACGAGCAAAACCGCAAGAACATCCAGTCCGGCACGTACATTCCGTTCGGTATTGGTCCACGGAACTGTATCG GTTCTCGGTTCGCCCTGATGGAGGTCAAGGTGGTGCTGTACTATCTGCTGAAGCACTTCCGCGTAACGCCCTGCGCCAAGACGCAGATTCCGCTCAAGTTTAAGAAGTCGGCCACACAGTTGGCCACCGAGCAGGGCATCTGGTTGGAGTTTAACTCCAGAACGGCCACGTAG